The following are encoded together in the Tepidiforma bonchosmolovskayae genome:
- a CDS encoding methionyl-tRNA formyltransferase, translating into MRVVVMGQAAFGEAVFRRLRDDGFDVVGASAPGPSGGRHDPLWAAAEAAGVPVVETRALKDAAGQEAWAALKPDLCAMAFVTEIIPHEVLELPRLGSIQYHPSLLPLHRGSSAINWAIIFGRTETGLTIFWPDRGIDTGPILLQRRCPIGPDDTVGSVYFERLFPMGVEAMSEAARLVREGRAPRIEQDHAKATYEPPCRDEHAQIRWYEPADRVYALIRGCNPQPGAWTTVESGRLRIFDCRLTGEEAPGMPGRVLRVDEGTFHVRLNGGVLRVMRVQPEGGKKMPAGEWAAQAGIAPGYRFR; encoded by the coding sequence ATGCGTGTCGTCGTGATGGGGCAGGCTGCATTCGGCGAGGCGGTCTTCCGGCGCCTGCGGGACGACGGTTTTGACGTCGTGGGCGCGAGCGCTCCGGGTCCGTCGGGCGGGCGGCACGACCCGCTCTGGGCTGCTGCAGAGGCGGCCGGGGTGCCGGTCGTCGAGACGCGGGCGCTGAAGGATGCCGCCGGGCAGGAAGCATGGGCCGCGCTCAAGCCGGACCTGTGCGCGATGGCGTTCGTGACGGAGATCATCCCGCATGAGGTGCTCGAGCTTCCGCGGCTGGGGAGCATCCAGTACCACCCGAGCCTGCTCCCGCTCCACCGGGGCTCATCGGCGATCAACTGGGCGATCATCTTCGGAAGGACGGAGACCGGGCTGACCATCTTCTGGCCCGACCGCGGCATCGACACGGGGCCGATCCTGCTCCAGCGGCGGTGCCCGATCGGCCCGGACGACACGGTGGGGTCGGTCTACTTCGAACGGCTCTTCCCGATGGGCGTGGAGGCGATGTCGGAGGCAGCCCGGCTCGTGCGTGAGGGGCGGGCCCCGCGCATCGAGCAGGACCACGCGAAAGCGACGTACGAGCCGCCGTGCAGGGATGAGCATGCGCAGATCCGCTGGTACGAGCCGGCGGACCGGGTGTATGCGCTCATCCGGGGCTGCAATCCCCAGCCGGGGGCATGGACGACGGTGGAGAGCGGCCGGCTGCGGATTTTCGACTGCCGCCTCACGGGGGAGGAGGCCCCGGGCATGCCGGGCCGGGTGCTCCGGGTAGACGAGGGCACGTTCCACGTGCGCCTGAACGGCGGAGTGCTGCGGGTCATGCGCGTGCAGCCGGAGGGAGGGAAGAAGATGCCGGCCGGAGAGTGGGCGGCCCAGGCCGGGATCGCGCCGGGCTACCGGTTCCGCTAG
- a CDS encoding N-acetyltransferase produces the protein MIQVQPARLADAAAIHALVTFWADRGDMLHRPIGEIYEAIRDFKVARIDGEIVGCGSLHIMGPDLAEIRSLAVAESAQGRGVGAAIVAACVDDAREFGLERVFALTYRPGFFEKQGFRLANVMEFPQKVWNECVRCPFFTNCKEVAVVLDLRGPDLAVPLA, from the coding sequence ATGATCCAGGTCCAGCCCGCCCGGCTCGCCGATGCCGCGGCTATCCATGCGCTCGTCACCTTCTGGGCCGATCGCGGCGACATGCTGCACCGGCCCATCGGCGAAATCTACGAAGCGATCCGCGACTTCAAGGTTGCCCGCATCGACGGGGAGATCGTGGGCTGCGGATCGCTCCACATCATGGGCCCCGACCTCGCCGAAATCCGCTCGCTCGCCGTCGCCGAATCCGCCCAGGGCAGAGGGGTCGGTGCGGCCATCGTCGCGGCCTGCGTCGACGATGCCCGCGAATTCGGCCTCGAACGGGTCTTCGCCCTGACCTACCGACCGGGGTTCTTTGAAAAGCAGGGCTTCCGGCTCGCGAACGTCATGGAATTTCCGCAAAAGGTCTGGAACGAGTGCGTCCGCTGTCCGTTTTTCACAAACTGCAAGGAAGTGGCCGTTGTCCTCGACCTTCGTGGGCCTGACCTCGCCGTTCCCCTGGCGTAG
- a CDS encoding aminopeptidase P N-terminal domain-containing protein: MTEQTRRSTRLIRIRDILVRRPNGVSTMELSRETGYSQRTIQRDLQALESELNVPLVIENRRWRIMEGHQPLFGPVRLTLQEGRAVYFAMRLMLRSADEHDPDALTALEKVANALPKGMAEHMQRTVREYRQLPFNREATDILCSITEAWAKSQSVAIEYRSAHSTEARRYEVDPYILDHTESGTYLVGYSHTHGEVRVFKVDRIRAVEQLHRDFEPVDIDELAETLRHSWGGVVLGESRYDVVIDFTPAVAARIQESYWHVSQELEALPGAGAGSRTSSKPPRSATADASATLADVNPAALVSSRRDRVARAWALERGAVLVASGLPVPIAGTDQFHDFHAHPEFRYLAGVGEPASVLAFDPATGWELFVTLPTPDDRIWTGDGPDLDALRARSGLDVRPIESLAVWLEVRRTEPLAVIGNDDLLHRPGEYRLPPLERFETAHDAALAARLSWDVAEARRVKDPDELEAMRRAAAASRAGHLLALRTARPGLTERDLQVELEAEFFRSGGDRTAYGSIVGSGPNAAVLHFAPTRRPLNDGELVLIDAGAEVDGYASDVTRTFPAGRHFEGIQRDLYRLVYEVQRAAIAEARPGVEYRDLHLRACERIAAGLADLGILRGNPADLVEMDAHALFFPHGLGHLLGLATHDAGGCLRGRTPSDRFGLKWLRADLPLQPGYVVTIEPGIYFIPAILDDPARRETYRDVVHWDRVDALRGFGGIRIEDDILVTEGPAEVLTAGLPSDVDAIEALRAEAFDR, encoded by the coding sequence ATGACCGAACAAACCCGTCGCTCGACCCGGCTCATCCGCATCCGCGACATCCTCGTCCGGCGCCCAAACGGCGTCTCGACAATGGAGCTGTCCCGCGAGACCGGCTATTCCCAGCGCACCATCCAGCGCGACCTCCAGGCGCTCGAATCGGAGCTCAACGTCCCGCTGGTCATCGAAAACCGCCGCTGGCGGATCATGGAGGGCCATCAGCCCCTCTTCGGCCCAGTCCGCCTCACGCTCCAGGAGGGCCGCGCCGTCTACTTCGCCATGCGGCTGATGCTCCGCTCCGCCGACGAACACGACCCGGACGCCCTCACGGCCCTCGAGAAGGTCGCCAACGCGCTGCCGAAAGGCATGGCCGAGCACATGCAGCGCACGGTCCGCGAGTACCGCCAGCTCCCCTTCAACCGCGAGGCCACGGATATCCTCTGCAGCATCACCGAGGCCTGGGCCAAGAGCCAGTCGGTAGCGATTGAGTACCGCTCCGCCCACTCCACGGAGGCCCGCCGCTACGAGGTCGACCCCTACATCCTCGACCACACCGAAAGCGGCACCTACCTCGTCGGCTACTCCCACACGCACGGCGAAGTCCGCGTCTTCAAGGTCGATCGCATTCGCGCGGTCGAGCAGCTTCACCGCGACTTCGAGCCGGTCGATATCGACGAGCTCGCCGAGACGCTCCGTCACAGCTGGGGCGGCGTCGTCCTCGGCGAGTCCCGGTACGACGTGGTCATCGACTTCACCCCGGCGGTCGCTGCGCGCATCCAGGAGAGCTACTGGCACGTCTCGCAGGAGCTCGAGGCGCTCCCCGGCGCCGGAGCCGGGTCGCGGACCTCCTCAAAGCCGCCGCGGAGCGCTACGGCTGACGCCTCCGCTACACTGGCGGACGTGAACCCCGCCGCCCTCGTCAGCAGCCGCCGCGACCGCGTCGCCCGGGCCTGGGCACTCGAACGCGGCGCGGTGCTGGTCGCCAGCGGCCTGCCCGTCCCAATCGCCGGAACCGACCAGTTCCACGACTTCCACGCGCACCCGGAGTTCCGCTACCTGGCCGGCGTCGGCGAACCCGCCAGCGTGCTCGCCTTTGACCCGGCCACCGGCTGGGAACTCTTTGTCACGCTTCCCACACCCGACGACCGAATCTGGACGGGCGACGGTCCCGACCTCGATGCCCTGCGTGCCCGCTCCGGCCTCGACGTCCGGCCCATCGAATCGCTCGCAGTCTGGCTCGAAGTGCGCCGCACGGAGCCGCTGGCCGTCATCGGCAATGACGACCTGCTCCATCGGCCTGGGGAGTACCGCCTGCCGCCGCTCGAACGCTTCGAAACCGCCCACGACGCAGCGCTTGCCGCGCGCCTCTCCTGGGACGTAGCCGAGGCCCGCCGTGTGAAGGACCCCGATGAGCTCGAGGCGATGCGCCGCGCTGCCGCGGCCAGCCGGGCCGGTCACCTCCTCGCACTCCGCACTGCCCGGCCCGGGCTCACCGAACGCGACCTCCAGGTCGAACTTGAGGCCGAGTTCTTCCGCAGCGGCGGCGACCGTACGGCCTACGGTTCCATCGTCGGCAGCGGTCCGAACGCCGCCGTCCTCCACTTCGCGCCGACCCGGCGGCCGCTGAACGACGGCGAACTCGTGCTCATCGACGCCGGCGCCGAAGTCGACGGGTACGCCAGCGACGTCACCCGGACCTTCCCGGCCGGCCGCCATTTCGAGGGCATCCAGCGCGACCTCTACCGGCTGGTGTACGAGGTCCAGCGCGCTGCCATCGCCGAAGCCCGCCCTGGCGTCGAATACCGGGACCTCCACCTCCGCGCCTGTGAACGGATAGCCGCCGGCCTTGCCGACCTCGGCATCCTCCGCGGCAACCCCGCCGACCTGGTGGAGATGGATGCCCACGCCCTCTTCTTCCCCCACGGCCTCGGCCACCTGCTCGGCCTCGCCACCCACGATGCCGGCGGCTGCCTCCGCGGCCGAACCCCGAGCGACCGCTTCGGCCTGAAGTGGCTCCGCGCCGACCTCCCCCTCCAGCCCGGCTACGTGGTCACCATCGAACCCGGCATCTATTTCATCCCGGCCATCCTCGACGACCCTGCCAGGCGCGAAACGTACCGCGACGTCGTCCACTGGGACCGCGTCGACGCCCTGCGCGGCTTCGGCGGCATCCGCATCGAGGACGACATCCTGGTGACTGAGGGGCCGGCCGAGGTCCTCACCGCCGGGCTTCCATCCGACGTCGACGCCATCGAAGCGCTCCGGGCGGAGGCGTTCGACCGGTGA
- a CDS encoding DUF3090 family protein — protein sequence MARTQDLGPLIHISAEAIGRPGQRRFRLRVVNGSGFAASLWLEKEQLNALGDAIETVLDDEGYDYVPLPPDDAPPRLEAPQSFDLDLQVFQLSMGVNAEDRRIVLIAADGPPDADDTIGLTMEFDYRSGYELRQQIAEVIAAGRPLCPLCTAPMDPGGHMCVRRNGHHREL from the coding sequence ATGGCACGCACGCAAGACCTGGGCCCCCTCATCCATATCTCGGCGGAAGCGATCGGGCGGCCCGGGCAGCGGCGCTTCCGGCTTCGCGTCGTGAACGGCTCCGGGTTCGCCGCCTCGCTCTGGCTCGAAAAGGAGCAGCTGAACGCGCTCGGCGACGCGATCGAGACGGTCCTGGACGATGAGGGCTATGACTACGTTCCCCTCCCGCCGGACGATGCCCCTCCGCGGCTCGAGGCGCCGCAGTCGTTCGACCTCGACCTGCAGGTGTTCCAGCTGAGCATGGGCGTCAATGCCGAGGACCGGCGGATTGTCCTGATTGCGGCCGACGGGCCGCCTGATGCCGACGACACGATTGGCCTGACGATGGAGTTCGACTACCGGAGCGGGTACGAGCTGCGGCAGCAGATTGCCGAGGTCATCGCCGCGGGGCGGCCGCTCTGTCCGCTCTGCACAGCGCCGATGGACCCGGGCGGGCACATGTGCGTCCGCCGGAACGGCCACCACCGGGAGCTGTGA
- a CDS encoding isoprenyl transferase, protein MRSKPGQPGTLGKPAEYLGDLISPISGGRIPRHVAIIMDGNGRWATQRGLPRAAGHRAGTENIRRVIERFADHGVQYLTLYAFSTENWNRPQREVRALIRLLRYFIRRELDNLHRNGIRLQMLGHIETLPEWLQQQVRDAIELTRENDRMVLNICFSYGGRDDIVMAIRGMLADGVRAEEVTEELVSRYLMTAGMPDPDLVIRTAGEQRISNFLLWQSAYAELYFTDTYWPDFGREDTDIALAEYGRRKRKFGGLLEEDLEAFREQSS, encoded by the coding sequence GAGACCTGATTTCGCCCATCTCGGGCGGCCGGATTCCGCGCCATGTCGCGATCATCATGGACGGCAACGGCCGGTGGGCCACCCAGCGGGGCCTGCCGCGGGCAGCCGGCCACCGTGCCGGCACGGAGAACATCCGACGGGTCATCGAGCGGTTCGCCGACCACGGGGTGCAATACCTCACGCTCTATGCGTTCAGCACCGAAAACTGGAACCGGCCCCAGCGCGAGGTGCGGGCGCTCATCCGGCTGCTGCGCTACTTCATCCGGCGGGAGCTGGACAACCTCCACCGGAACGGCATCCGGCTGCAGATGCTGGGCCATATCGAAACGCTGCCGGAATGGCTGCAGCAGCAGGTCCGTGACGCCATCGAGCTCACCCGGGAGAACGACCGGATGGTGCTGAACATCTGCTTCAGCTACGGCGGGCGGGACGACATCGTCATGGCGATCCGCGGGATGCTTGCCGACGGCGTCCGGGCCGAGGAGGTCACGGAAGAGCTGGTCAGCCGATACCTGATGACCGCCGGGATGCCGGACCCCGACCTGGTGATCCGCACGGCGGGCGAACAGCGGATTTCGAACTTCCTGCTCTGGCAGTCGGCGTACGCGGAGCTGTACTTCACCGATACCTACTGGCCGGACTTCGGCCGTGAGGATACCGACATCGCGCTGGCGGAGTACGGCCGCCGGAAGCGGAAGTTCGGCGGGCTGCTCGAGGAGGACCTCGAGGCGTTCCGCGAGCAATCCTCCTGA
- a CDS encoding S9 family peptidase: MTQPPRLTIADVARFPRPGTNVPGGLGFTPDGRAVTFLYSAEGNLVRSLWRLDLETGAREVLAGPPPATTSEAALSREEELRRERARLRELGVTSYEFATAAAVPVLLVPGGGRLWVRIGDGELAPLPGSDGAIDAHLSPAGDRVAFVRDGDLYVQETRGGDPRRLTSDAEDGLTNGIAEFIAHEELDRDRGFWWSPDGSRIAFIRADSRHIPEYPIVHQGRPGIDVERHRYPFAGQANALLDLGVIDVATGAITWLDLGPDRDIYIARVGWRPDGALAVQLLSRNQRRLRLLLFEGGAAPRTLIDEYQEPWINLAGETTFLKDGRIVWSTERTGFRHLELRSADGALERVLTAGPWMVTSLLGVDEEGGFVYFAATEASPLERHLYRVPLTGGPIERLTGEPGWHTGVLAPGGGWLLDAWSSRTEPPRVIARNLRDGRTVEVHEPEALTPAGLGLVIPEFHEVTADDGTLLYGALYRPPAADGPVPVVVSVYGGPHVQRVIDDWSVTVDLRAQYLVQQGVAVFKLDNRGSAGRGLAFEAHIHRRMGTIEVEDQVAGVRYLASLGGFDTSRAGIYGWSYGGYMTLMAMLKAPGVFRVGVAGAPVTDWDGYDTAYTERYMETPAANPEGYRDGSAITHAHRLEGRLLLVHGMTDENVHFRHTARFIVALTEAGKDYDLLIFPEERHMPRDQRGLEYQERRVIEFLLRELRPR; the protein is encoded by the coding sequence GTGACGCAGCCGCCCCGGCTCACCATTGCCGATGTCGCGCGCTTTCCGCGCCCGGGCACGAACGTCCCCGGCGGCCTCGGCTTCACCCCGGACGGACGCGCGGTGACCTTCCTTTACTCCGCCGAGGGCAACCTGGTCCGCAGCCTCTGGCGGCTTGACCTCGAAACCGGCGCCCGCGAGGTGCTCGCTGGCCCGCCGCCCGCCACCACCTCCGAAGCTGCGCTCTCCCGCGAGGAAGAGCTCCGGCGCGAACGCGCCCGCCTGCGCGAGCTCGGCGTCACGTCGTACGAATTCGCGACGGCCGCGGCCGTCCCGGTGCTCCTCGTTCCCGGCGGAGGGCGCCTCTGGGTCCGCATCGGCGATGGAGAACTGGCGCCGCTCCCCGGGTCGGACGGCGCCATCGACGCCCACCTCTCGCCCGCCGGCGACCGTGTCGCCTTCGTCCGCGACGGCGACCTCTACGTGCAGGAGACGCGGGGCGGCGACCCCCGCCGCCTGACCTCCGACGCCGAGGACGGCCTGACGAACGGCATCGCCGAATTCATCGCCCATGAGGAGCTCGACCGCGACCGCGGGTTCTGGTGGAGCCCCGACGGCTCCCGCATCGCGTTCATCCGCGCCGATTCCCGCCATATCCCCGAGTACCCCATCGTTCACCAGGGTCGCCCCGGCATCGACGTCGAGCGCCACCGCTACCCGTTCGCCGGCCAGGCCAACGCCCTGCTCGACCTCGGTGTCATCGATGTGGCGACCGGCGCCATCACGTGGCTCGACCTCGGCCCGGACCGCGACATCTACATCGCCCGCGTCGGCTGGCGGCCCGATGGCGCGCTCGCGGTGCAGCTCCTCTCCCGCAACCAGCGCCGCCTGCGCCTCCTCCTCTTTGAAGGCGGCGCCGCCCCCCGGACGCTCATCGACGAGTACCAGGAACCCTGGATCAACCTCGCCGGCGAAACAACCTTCCTCAAGGACGGGCGCATCGTGTGGTCGACCGAGCGCACGGGTTTCCGCCACCTCGAGCTCCGCTCGGCCGATGGCGCCCTCGAACGGGTCCTGACAGCCGGGCCGTGGATGGTCACCTCCCTCCTTGGCGTCGACGAGGAAGGCGGATTCGTCTACTTCGCGGCGACCGAGGCGTCGCCGCTCGAACGCCACCTGTACCGCGTGCCTCTGACCGGCGGCCCGATCGAACGCCTCACCGGCGAGCCGGGCTGGCACACCGGCGTCCTTGCGCCAGGCGGCGGCTGGCTGCTCGACGCATGGAGCAGCCGCACCGAACCGCCCCGCGTCATCGCCCGCAACCTCCGCGACGGCCGGACCGTCGAGGTCCATGAGCCCGAAGCACTGACCCCCGCCGGCCTGGGGCTCGTCATCCCGGAGTTCCACGAGGTGACCGCAGACGACGGCACCCTGCTCTACGGCGCCCTCTACCGCCCCCCGGCTGCCGATGGACCGGTGCCGGTGGTCGTCTCGGTATACGGCGGCCCCCATGTCCAGCGCGTCATCGACGATTGGTCAGTGACCGTCGACCTCCGCGCCCAGTACCTCGTCCAGCAGGGCGTCGCCGTCTTCAAGCTCGACAATCGCGGCAGCGCCGGCCGCGGCCTCGCCTTCGAAGCCCACATCCACCGCCGGATGGGCACCATCGAGGTCGAAGACCAGGTTGCCGGCGTCCGGTACCTGGCCAGCCTCGGCGGATTTGATACCTCCCGCGCCGGCATCTACGGCTGGAGCTACGGCGGCTACATGACGCTCATGGCCATGCTCAAGGCGCCCGGCGTCTTTCGCGTTGGGGTCGCCGGCGCACCCGTGACCGACTGGGACGGCTACGACACCGCCTACACCGAGCGGTACATGGAAACGCCCGCTGCGAACCCCGAGGGCTACCGGGACGGCTCAGCCATCACCCATGCCCACCGGCTCGAAGGCAGGCTTCTCCTCGTCCACGGCATGACGGACGAGAACGTGCACTTCCGCCACACGGCGCGATTCATCGTGGCTCTGACTGAGGCCGGCAAGGACTACGACTTGCTGATCTTTCCCGAAGAGCGGCACATGCCCCGCGACCAGCGCGGCCTCGAGTACCAGGAGCGCCGCGTCATCGAGTTCCTCCTGCGCGAACTCCGGCCCCGCTAG
- a CDS encoding TVP38/TMEM64 family protein, translated as MSEPATTPRPTLGEIEERLTGGETPLLLRREVVAGLVVLFLLVVAVYWATSEYFGISYTIEAEPFRDWVDGFGILGPVVFIGIMALSVLFAPVPNAPIFMAAGLAWGPVLGTLYCMAGLVLGSAVAFWVARRFGRRHLARLVGRRNAERIDTLVLEMGGRVVFWSRMIPAVNFDWISFVAGMTAIPFRVFILYSALGMVFPTAVAVVAGDGLGRDVRITLGAGGVWLAVIVISAAVYWRRRANGRRDNGAAT; from the coding sequence ATGAGCGAGCCGGCCACGACGCCGCGCCCGACCCTGGGCGAGATCGAGGAGCGGCTGACCGGCGGGGAGACGCCGCTGCTCCTCCGGCGGGAGGTCGTGGCCGGCCTGGTGGTGCTGTTCCTGCTGGTCGTCGCGGTCTACTGGGCGACGAGCGAGTACTTCGGCATTTCGTACACCATCGAGGCGGAGCCGTTCCGCGACTGGGTCGACGGGTTCGGCATCCTCGGTCCTGTCGTGTTCATCGGCATCATGGCGCTCTCCGTGCTGTTCGCGCCGGTCCCGAACGCACCAATCTTTATGGCGGCCGGGCTGGCGTGGGGGCCGGTGCTAGGGACGCTGTACTGCATGGCCGGGCTGGTGCTGGGGTCGGCGGTTGCCTTCTGGGTTGCACGGCGGTTCGGCCGGCGGCACCTGGCGCGGCTCGTCGGCCGAAGGAATGCGGAACGGATCGACACGCTGGTCCTCGAAATGGGCGGGCGGGTGGTGTTCTGGTCTCGGATGATCCCGGCGGTCAACTTCGACTGGATCAGCTTCGTCGCGGGCATGACCGCCATCCCGTTCCGGGTGTTCATTCTCTACTCGGCACTGGGGATGGTGTTCCCGACGGCGGTGGCGGTGGTGGCCGGCGACGGGCTGGGGCGCGACGTGCGGATCACGCTCGGCGCCGGCGGCGTGTGGCTCGCGGTCATCGTCATCAGCGCTGCGGTGTACTGGAGGCGGCGGGCGAACGGACGGCGGGACAACGGCGCAGCCACGTAA
- a CDS encoding phosphatidate cytidylyltransferase: protein MSNLQQRVLTAAVGLPIVLGLAWVGGWPFALAVALVSLLASLEFVHGWLIPSRPIREAVVHIPTIAIAPVTAAAAHLDARFVLMGAAFAAVFAALGYAPTQAFGPRKPFRVYAGCTLYLGVLASMLVLVRDAPNGREWFFIGLVSTFAVDTGAYAVGRAIGRHRMAPRISPKKTWEGAAGGYATGAAAVLGLNALFETGVGASTALHLAVALPIAAMAGDLFESWMKRRMGVKDASGLLPGHGGFMDRLDSVLFVFPVVELFLRLRVL from the coding sequence GTGTCGAACCTGCAGCAGCGCGTCCTGACGGCAGCAGTCGGCCTGCCGATCGTGCTCGGGCTGGCGTGGGTCGGCGGATGGCCGTTCGCGCTGGCGGTTGCGCTTGTCTCACTGCTGGCTTCGCTGGAGTTCGTGCACGGGTGGCTCATTCCGAGCCGCCCGATCCGCGAGGCCGTGGTCCATATCCCCACCATCGCGATTGCGCCGGTTACCGCTGCTGCGGCGCACCTTGATGCGCGGTTTGTGCTGATGGGCGCGGCATTTGCGGCAGTGTTCGCCGCGCTGGGATACGCCCCGACGCAGGCGTTCGGGCCGCGCAAGCCGTTCCGGGTGTATGCGGGGTGCACGCTCTATCTCGGCGTGCTGGCTTCGATGCTGGTGCTGGTGCGCGATGCGCCGAACGGGCGCGAATGGTTCTTCATCGGCCTGGTCTCGACCTTCGCGGTCGATACCGGGGCCTATGCGGTGGGGCGGGCGATCGGCCGGCACCGGATGGCCCCGCGGATCAGTCCGAAGAAGACGTGGGAGGGCGCGGCCGGAGGGTACGCGACCGGCGCGGCGGCTGTCCTGGGCCTGAACGCCCTGTTCGAAACCGGCGTCGGCGCGTCGACGGCGCTGCACCTGGCAGTCGCGCTCCCGATTGCCGCGATGGCGGGCGACCTCTTCGAAAGCTGGATGAAGCGGCGCATGGGGGTGAAGGACGCGAGCGGGCTGCTGCCGGGGCATGGAGGCTTCATGGACCGCCTCGATTCGGTCCTGTTCGTCTTCCCGGTGGTGGAGCTGTTCCTGCGGCTGCGCGTGCTCTGA
- a CDS encoding alpha/beta fold hydrolase — protein sequence METTEFAHREATVNGIRMHYVEAGDGEPVVFLHGFPEFWYSWRHQLRALRRRYRVIAPDQRGYNLTEARGPYDTGTLQADILCLLDHLGIDRAHIVGHDWGGVIAWLLAMQHGDRLKSLAVCNLPHPAIFRRRVLRPRQALRSWYVLFFQLPLLPELALSAGGYHRLARRMIRECRPGTFTKEDIREFLAGWRRQGLSGGINWYRALLRHPPRIPDPVPLVTVPTLLIWGDEDRYLGKELTEGTDQFVAKLRVVHLPGVSHWVQQEAADEVNRLLAEHLASVEG from the coding sequence ATGGAGACCACGGAGTTCGCCCACAGGGAAGCGACGGTCAATGGAATTCGGATGCATTATGTCGAAGCCGGGGACGGCGAGCCGGTCGTGTTCCTGCACGGCTTTCCGGAATTCTGGTATTCGTGGCGGCACCAGCTGCGTGCGCTGCGCAGGAGGTACCGGGTCATCGCGCCCGACCAGCGGGGGTACAACCTGACCGAGGCGCGAGGTCCCTACGACACGGGGACGCTGCAGGCCGACATTCTCTGCCTGCTCGACCATCTCGGTATCGACCGGGCGCACATCGTGGGGCACGACTGGGGTGGCGTCATCGCCTGGCTGCTGGCGATGCAGCACGGTGACCGCCTGAAGAGCCTGGCCGTCTGCAACCTGCCGCACCCGGCGATTTTCCGGCGACGTGTGCTGCGGCCCCGACAGGCGCTGCGGTCGTGGTACGTCCTGTTCTTTCAGCTGCCCCTCCTGCCCGAGCTGGCGCTTTCGGCTGGCGGGTACCACCGGCTCGCGCGGAGGATGATCCGCGAATGCCGGCCGGGGACCTTCACCAAAGAGGACATCCGGGAGTTCCTCGCCGGGTGGCGGAGGCAAGGGCTCTCGGGCGGCATTAACTGGTATCGCGCGCTGCTGCGCCACCCGCCGCGCATCCCCGACCCGGTGCCGCTCGTCACGGTGCCGACGCTCCTCATCTGGGGTGACGAAGACCGGTACCTGGGAAAGGAACTGACGGAAGGCACGGACCAGTTCGTGGCGAAACTGCGCGTCGTGCACCTGCCGGGCGTGAGCCACTGGGTACAGCAGGAGGCCGCGGACGAGGTCAACCGGCTGCTGGCCGAGCACCTCGCGAGCGTGGAGGGATGA